One Amycolatopsis sp. NBC_00355 genomic window carries:
- a CDS encoding LacI family DNA-binding transcriptional regulator: MPDKLDDVARLAGVSAATVSRALRGVPGVAEGTRTRVLAAAAQLGYAISPAASSLATGRTGTVGVIVPYVDRWYFSRLISGVERVLREAGISLLLYNLGDDAGRTRFFAELPLRRRVDAVLVLSLPLSDAERDRLRGLDVPLVTIGTEEPGADSVGIDDRAAAVTAMRHLVQLGHREIAFIGEDAPVPLGFTTPLRRLAAYREVYHAVCREDGRAPEAAFETGGGFTVAGGDRAMGTLLGLPRRPTAVFAASDEMAFGALRVLRRAGLRVPGDVSVLGFDDHDLADLLELSTVAQPVAELGECAGERILARLSDGKILTSPAILRTRLVLRGSTAPPSRR, translated from the coding sequence ATGCCGGACAAGCTCGACGACGTCGCCCGGCTCGCCGGCGTCTCGGCGGCGACCGTCTCGCGGGCGCTGCGCGGGGTGCCGGGGGTCGCCGAGGGCACGCGGACGCGGGTGCTGGCGGCCGCCGCGCAGCTCGGCTACGCGATCTCGCCCGCCGCGTCGAGCCTGGCCACGGGCCGCACCGGGACGGTCGGCGTGATCGTGCCCTACGTCGACCGCTGGTACTTCTCGCGGCTCATCTCCGGCGTCGAACGCGTGCTGCGCGAGGCCGGGATCAGCTTGCTGCTCTACAACCTGGGTGACGACGCCGGCCGCACCCGGTTCTTCGCCGAGCTCCCGCTGCGCCGCCGTGTCGACGCGGTGCTCGTGCTGTCCCTCCCGCTCTCGGACGCCGAACGCGACCGGCTGCGGGGTCTCGACGTCCCGCTCGTCACGATCGGCACCGAAGAGCCCGGAGCGGACTCCGTCGGCATCGACGACCGGGCCGCCGCGGTGACCGCGATGCGCCACCTCGTCCAGCTGGGGCACCGGGAAATCGCGTTTATCGGCGAGGACGCGCCCGTGCCGCTCGGGTTCACGACACCGCTGCGCCGGCTGGCGGCCTACCGCGAGGTCTACCACGCGGTGTGCCGGGAGGACGGCCGCGCGCCGGAGGCCGCGTTCGAGACCGGCGGTGGCTTCACCGTCGCCGGCGGGGACCGGGCGATGGGCACTCTGCTCGGCCTGCCCCGGCGGCCGACCGCGGTGTTCGCCGCGTCGGACGAGATGGCCTTCGGCGCGCTGCGGGTGCTCCGCCGGGCCGGGCTGCGGGTGCCGGGTGACGTCTCGGTGCTCGGGTTCGACGATCACGACCTGGCCGACCTGCTCGAGCTGAGCACGGTCGCGCAGCCGGTGGCCGAGCTCGGCGAGTGTGCCGGTGAGCGGATCTTGGCGCGATTGTCCGATGGAAAAATACTGACATCTCCGGCGATCCTGCGGACAAGACTGGTCCTTCGGGGCAGTACCGCCCCGCCGTCGAGGCGTTGA
- a CDS encoding TetR/AcrR family transcriptional regulator: protein MDNATGDEPARAGYRRSAGSPRGEARRRELLEKVTDDVAENGLVDFSLRRAARAAGTTHKVLLYHFDGTEDLLRQAVVTLRDRRIGNALAAITVEQATLGTRVRAAWHSLRDEESRLRRVLDQAMGLAMYDPGRYAALGRGASQQYLPALVSFCPSHWPDQRKLEVAEMILATLRGFLVDLLTSDDGSGAEAGFEALLRAVEREEAAR from the coding sequence GTGGACAACGCTACCGGGGACGAACCGGCCCGGGCGGGCTACCGCCGGTCGGCCGGCTCGCCGCGTGGGGAGGCGCGGCGCCGGGAGCTGCTCGAAAAGGTGACCGACGACGTCGCCGAGAACGGCCTCGTGGACTTCTCGCTCCGGCGGGCCGCACGCGCGGCCGGGACGACGCACAAGGTGCTGCTCTACCACTTCGACGGCACCGAAGACCTGCTCCGCCAGGCGGTCGTCACGCTGCGGGATCGCCGGATCGGCAACGCGCTGGCGGCGATCACCGTCGAGCAGGCGACGCTCGGCACCCGCGTCCGGGCCGCGTGGCACAGCCTCCGCGACGAGGAGTCGCGGCTGCGGCGCGTGCTCGACCAGGCAATGGGCCTGGCGATGTACGACCCGGGGCGGTACGCGGCCCTCGGCCGGGGCGCGTCACAGCAGTATCTGCCGGCGCTCGTGTCGTTCTGCCCATCGCACTGGCCTGACCAGCGGAAACTCGAAGTCGCCGAGATGATCCTGGCGACCCTGCGCGGGTTCCTGGTGGATCTGCTGACCAGCGACGACGGCTCCGGCGCCGAGGCCGGGTTCGAGGCGCTGCTGCGCGCGGTCGAACGGGAGGAAGCGGCGCGCTGA
- a CDS encoding purine-cytosine permease family protein has protein sequence MASTVGVDDYALTRVPDHARYSWWSVAVQRFGQVSALSQFLLGATVGFGMGFWQAVLAFTLGSVILEFITILVGVIGVREGLTTSMIARWTGFGRGGSALIGLAIGISLIGWFGIQSAVSAQGLVALIGGLPEWGWALVFGLLVTAIVVRGFHSMAWTAYVTVPAFLILVGWSVVSELTRHDLGALVSSAPPGPSLSLLQGTTLVAGGFIVGAVITPDMTRFNRTTADVVKQTLVGVTLGEYVIGLSGVLLAHAVGTAGITTIVTSSVGWVGLLIVIAGTMKINDWNLYSSGLGVVNFIGTVSGKKAHRGVVTAVLGLAGSVLAAAGILAKFTDFLTVLGVAFPPIAGIMVAEYFVVKKWRGDLESARARGAVPGDAPLWVPATLVVWVAAALFGEFVEWGLPSINSLVVAFVLYVVAGKLGLVRGFGSSRTAEAAPAVQTA, from the coding sequence GTGGCCTCAACAGTCGGTGTCGACGACTATGCCCTGACCAGAGTGCCGGACCACGCCCGGTACTCGTGGTGGTCGGTCGCGGTCCAGCGGTTCGGCCAGGTGTCCGCCCTGTCCCAATTCCTGCTCGGAGCCACCGTCGGCTTCGGGATGGGCTTCTGGCAGGCGGTCCTGGCCTTCACCCTCGGGTCGGTCATCCTCGAGTTCATCACCATCCTCGTCGGCGTGATCGGCGTCCGCGAGGGCCTGACGACGTCCATGATCGCCCGCTGGACCGGCTTCGGCCGCGGCGGCTCGGCGCTCATCGGTCTCGCCATCGGGATCAGCCTCATCGGCTGGTTCGGCATCCAGTCCGCGGTGTCCGCGCAGGGTCTCGTCGCGCTCATCGGCGGCCTGCCGGAGTGGGGCTGGGCGCTCGTGTTCGGCCTGCTCGTCACCGCGATCGTGGTGCGGGGCTTCCATTCCATGGCCTGGACGGCGTACGTGACCGTGCCGGCGTTCCTGATCCTGGTCGGCTGGTCGGTCGTCTCGGAACTGACCCGCCACGACCTCGGCGCGCTCGTCTCCTCGGCCCCGCCCGGGCCGTCGCTGAGCCTGTTGCAGGGCACCACTCTGGTGGCGGGCGGCTTCATCGTCGGCGCCGTCATCACCCCGGACATGACCCGCTTCAACCGCACCACGGCCGACGTCGTCAAGCAGACGCTGGTCGGCGTCACGCTCGGCGAGTACGTGATCGGCCTGTCCGGCGTGCTGCTCGCGCACGCCGTCGGCACCGCCGGGATCACCACGATCGTGACGTCGTCGGTCGGCTGGGTCGGGCTGCTGATCGTCATCGCGGGCACGATGAAGATCAACGACTGGAACCTCTACTCCTCCGGCCTCGGTGTCGTGAACTTCATCGGCACGGTGTCCGGGAAGAAAGCCCACCGCGGCGTCGTCACGGCGGTGCTCGGCCTGGCCGGCAGCGTGCTCGCCGCGGCCGGGATCCTGGCGAAGTTCACCGACTTCCTCACCGTGCTGGGGGTCGCGTTCCCGCCGATCGCCGGGATCATGGTCGCCGAGTACTTCGTGGTCAAGAAGTGGCGCGGGGACCTGGAAAGCGCCCGCGCCCGCGGCGCCGTGCCCGGCGACGCGCCGCTGTGGGTGCCCGCCACGCTCGTCGTCTGGGTCGCCGCGGCGCTGTTCGGCGAGTTCGTCGAATGGGGCCTGCCGAGCATCAACTCGCTCGTCGTGGCCTTCGTCCTGTACGTCGTCGCGGGGAAGCTCGGCCTGGTGCGGGGGTTCGGCAGCAGCCGGACCGCCGAGGCCGCTCCCGCTGTCCAGACCGCTTAA
- a CDS encoding DUF742 domain-containing protein — protein MQWGSVLEDGGAGMVRPYFRTHGRTRPTRDLPVETLVSTTPRGRAVVRGSSREESEICALLRTSQSVAEVAALRRIPLGVARVLLSDLADRGLVAVHTVRMTAGNRPSLDLMHRILQGLSAL, from the coding sequence GTGCAGTGGGGGTCCGTGCTCGAAGATGGCGGGGCGGGCATGGTCCGTCCGTACTTCCGCACCCATGGCCGGACACGGCCGACACGGGATCTTCCCGTCGAGACATTGGTCTCGACCACGCCGCGGGGGCGGGCCGTGGTCCGGGGGAGTTCGCGGGAGGAATCGGAGATCTGCGCGCTGCTCCGCACGTCCCAGTCGGTCGCCGAAGTCGCCGCGCTGCGCCGGATCCCACTGGGGGTGGCGCGGGTCCTGTTGTCGGACCTCGCCGACCGCGGCCTGGTGGCCGTGCACACCGTCCGGATGACCGCGGGCAACCGGCCGAGCCTGGACCTGATGCACCGCATCCTGCAGGGCCTCAGCGCCCTGTGA
- a CDS encoding alpha/beta fold hydrolase: MQVELSAGTVEYTDTGGPGPVVVPVHGLLMDGTLWDAVAADLAVDHRCVVPTLPLGAHRHPMREDADLSLPGIARLVGEFLARLDLRDVTLVGVDTGGALVQLLMADGAARVSRVVLGSCEAFDNFPPGLTGKTVVASGKLSPRLFGLFMQQMRLRVVRRLPIAFGRLTKRGDATTAGWVRPLLTDAGIRRDAVRMLRAAGADPGFLREPAERLPAFDRPALVVWASEDRVMPPEHGTRLAALLPQGKLVEVADSYTLLPLDQPAEFARLIREFTGR; encoded by the coding sequence ATGCAGGTCGAGCTGTCCGCGGGCACCGTCGAGTACACCGACACCGGCGGCCCGGGCCCGGTCGTCGTCCCGGTCCACGGCCTGCTGATGGACGGCACGCTGTGGGACGCCGTGGCCGCAGACCTGGCCGTCGACCACCGGTGCGTCGTCCCGACGTTGCCGCTCGGCGCGCACCGGCACCCGATGCGCGAGGACGCCGATCTGTCGCTGCCCGGGATCGCCCGGCTGGTGGGCGAATTCCTCGCGCGGCTGGACCTGCGGGACGTCACCTTGGTCGGCGTCGACACCGGCGGCGCGCTGGTCCAGCTGCTGATGGCGGACGGCGCGGCGCGGGTGAGCCGCGTGGTGCTCGGTTCGTGCGAGGCGTTCGACAACTTCCCGCCGGGCCTGACGGGCAAAACGGTGGTGGCGTCCGGCAAGCTCTCGCCGCGACTGTTCGGACTGTTCATGCAGCAGATGCGGCTGCGCGTGGTGCGGCGGCTGCCGATCGCGTTCGGCCGGCTGACCAAACGCGGCGACGCGACCACGGCGGGCTGGGTCCGGCCGCTCCTCACCGACGCGGGAATCCGCCGGGACGCCGTCCGCATGCTGCGCGCCGCGGGCGCCGACCCGGGCTTCCTGCGGGAGCCGGCCGAGCGGCTGCCGGCGTTCGACCGGCCGGCGCTCGTCGTCTGGGCGAGCGAGGACCGCGTGATGCCGCCGGAGCACGGGACCCGGCTGGCCGCGTTGCTGCCGCAGGGAAAGCTCGTCGAGGTGGCCGACAGCTACACGCTGCTGCCCTTGGACCAGCCGGCCGAGTTCGCCCGGCTGATCCGGGAGTTCACAGGGCGCTGA
- a CDS encoding VOC family protein yields MIGTWHGLVLDCPDPAALAAFYQELLGMIRVQDGDDFVVIGDAPDRPGVAFARVPGLRAPAWPDGDPPQQMHFDVRVADLDVAQEQVLALGATRLKGGERFRVFADPAGHPFCLVSW; encoded by the coding sequence ATGATCGGAACCTGGCACGGCCTCGTCCTCGACTGCCCCGACCCGGCCGCGCTCGCGGCGTTCTACCAGGAGCTGCTCGGCATGATCCGGGTGCAGGACGGCGACGACTTCGTCGTCATCGGGGACGCGCCGGACCGGCCCGGGGTGGCGTTCGCGCGGGTGCCCGGCCTGCGTGCCCCGGCTTGGCCCGACGGGGATCCGCCGCAGCAGATGCACTTCGACGTGCGGGTGGCGGATCTCGACGTCGCCCAGGAGCAGGTGCTGGCGCTCGGGGCGACGCGGTTGAAGGGCGGCGAGCGGTTCCGGGTCTTCGCCGACCCGGCGGGGCACCCGTTCTGCCTCGTCTCGTGGTGA
- a CDS encoding ABC transporter substrate-binding protein, which translates to MRQILPVMGAALLASSALAACSGAAGLTINLYISPEDHLQTVVDKCTQEAGGRYKIVYNKLPRGADGQREQMVRRLAAGDTSLDVLGLDVTWVPEFAEAGWAQEWTGADAAAATRDVLPGPLATAKWNGKLYGATKNTNVQLLWYDDRITPSPPKTFDQLMEQAQQLKAAGKPYQVVFTGAQYEGLVVFYNTLVASAGGHILSDDGKSVVMDDGAVKALELLKKLTTAGITDPSLTNQKEDEIRQAFQRGQAATELNWPFVYASYAKEKPQELSHFKWTRYPSVVAGQPSRVTIGGFNLAVSTYSQHKPEAFEAALCLRNASSQKYQALVDGIPPSLASIYRDTAPLDAAKPGDPKENPTMADQYPMKGDIQAALTDAAVRPLTPAYQNLSTVISKVLSPPAEIDVQATAQELRERLADALASRGIIP; encoded by the coding sequence ATGCGCCAGATCCTTCCCGTCATGGGCGCCGCACTCCTGGCGAGCAGCGCGCTCGCCGCGTGCTCCGGAGCCGCGGGCCTGACGATCAACCTCTACATCTCGCCGGAAGACCACCTCCAGACGGTGGTCGACAAGTGCACCCAAGAGGCCGGCGGCCGCTACAAGATCGTCTACAACAAGCTGCCGCGCGGCGCGGACGGCCAGCGTGAGCAGATGGTCCGCCGGCTCGCCGCGGGCGACACCTCGCTGGACGTGCTCGGCCTCGACGTCACCTGGGTGCCCGAGTTCGCCGAAGCGGGCTGGGCGCAGGAGTGGACCGGCGCCGACGCCGCGGCCGCCACCCGGGACGTGCTGCCGGGCCCGCTGGCGACGGCCAAGTGGAACGGAAAGCTCTACGGCGCCACGAAGAACACCAACGTGCAGCTGCTCTGGTACGACGACCGGATCACGCCGTCGCCGCCCAAGACGTTCGACCAGCTGATGGAGCAGGCCCAGCAGCTGAAGGCGGCCGGGAAGCCGTACCAGGTCGTGTTCACCGGCGCGCAGTACGAAGGCCTGGTCGTCTTCTACAACACGCTGGTGGCGTCGGCGGGCGGGCACATCCTGTCCGACGACGGCAAGTCCGTGGTGATGGACGACGGCGCGGTGAAGGCGCTCGAGCTGCTCAAGAAGCTGACCACCGCGGGGATCACCGACCCGTCGCTGACGAACCAGAAGGAAGACGAGATCCGCCAGGCGTTCCAGCGCGGACAGGCGGCGACCGAACTGAACTGGCCGTTCGTCTACGCCTCCTACGCGAAGGAAAAGCCGCAGGAACTGAGCCACTTCAAGTGGACGCGGTACCCGTCGGTCGTCGCCGGGCAGCCCAGCCGGGTCACCATCGGCGGGTTCAACCTGGCGGTGAGCACGTACTCGCAGCACAAGCCGGAGGCGTTCGAAGCGGCCCTGTGCCTGCGCAACGCGTCGAGCCAGAAGTACCAGGCCCTGGTCGACGGCATCCCGCCGAGCCTGGCGTCGATCTACCGCGACACGGCCCCGCTCGACGCGGCGAAACCGGGTGACCCGAAGGAAAACCCGACGATGGCAGACCAGTACCCGATGAAGGGCGACATCCAGGCGGCCCTGACGGACGCGGCGGTCCGCCCGCTGACCCCGGCGTACCAGAACCTGTCGACGGTGATCTCGAAGGTGCTCTCACCCCCGGCGGAGATCGACGTCCAGGCGACGGCGCAGGAACTGCGCGAGCGCCTGGCGGACGCGCTGGCGTCGCGAGGCATCATCCCGTAG
- a CDS encoding SDR family NAD(P)-dependent oxidoreductase, whose amino-acid sequence MHVLVTGGNAGIGYFAAEQLASAGAEVTIGSRDPAKAEAAAASIRSHVSGAKIRHVRIDLADLASLEPVADAVGALDALVCNAGVMLDEPPRRETADGHEMMFGTNHLGHFALVARLLPKLAPDGRIVTTGSFAAKSSSLDFADLQSERDYQPKHAYERSKLAQMLFALELDRRLRAAGSKRLSVVAHPGGALDSLTPSRPPVHVRTAGQWLRGLPARVVLQGKDAGARPAVRAVLGPDVAGGQLWGPRTFGLRGRPRLEPRWANLTEDPSAARLWAESVTLTGLEPLG is encoded by the coding sequence ATGCACGTGCTGGTGACCGGGGGCAACGCGGGCATCGGGTACTTCGCCGCCGAGCAGCTCGCTTCGGCGGGCGCCGAGGTGACCATCGGCAGCCGCGACCCGGCGAAGGCCGAGGCGGCGGCCGCGTCGATCCGCTCCCACGTCTCGGGCGCGAAGATCCGCCACGTCCGGATCGACCTGGCCGACCTGGCGTCGCTCGAGCCGGTCGCGGACGCCGTCGGCGCGCTCGACGCCCTGGTCTGCAACGCCGGGGTGATGCTCGACGAGCCGCCGCGGCGCGAAACGGCCGACGGCCACGAAATGATGTTCGGCACCAACCACCTCGGCCACTTCGCCCTCGTCGCGCGGCTGCTGCCGAAACTCGCGCCGGACGGCCGGATCGTCACCACCGGCAGCTTCGCGGCGAAGTCGTCGAGCCTCGACTTCGCCGACCTCCAGAGCGAGCGCGACTACCAACCGAAGCACGCCTACGAGCGGTCCAAACTGGCCCAGATGCTGTTCGCGCTGGAGCTCGACCGGCGGTTGCGGGCCGCCGGATCGAAGCGGCTCAGCGTCGTCGCGCACCCGGGCGGCGCGCTCGACTCGCTGACGCCGTCGCGGCCGCCGGTGCACGTCCGGACCGCCGGGCAGTGGCTGCGCGGGCTGCCGGCCCGGGTGGTGCTGCAGGGCAAGGACGCGGGCGCGCGCCCCGCCGTCCGTGCGGTGCTCGGCCCGGACGTCGCCGGCGGGCAGCTGTGGGGCCCGCGGACGTTCGGCCTGCGCGGCCGTCCCCGGCTCGAACCACGCTGGGCGAACCTGACCGAAGATCCGTCCGCGGCGCGGTTGTGGGCGGAGAGTGTCACGCTGACCGGGCTGGAGCCGCTGGGCTGA